The region GTGCGCCGGTATAGAGTCCACGCCGCACCGGCTCCAGTTCTTCGATGATTTCCATGCAACGGAGTTTAGGGACACCGGTGATGGTTCCGCCGGGGAACACGGCCTTCACCAGGTCGAGGGGTGAGATGCCCGGTTGCAGGGTTCCCACCACGTCTGACACCAGGTGGCTGACATGCGAATACTGTTCGATGGTCATGAACTCATCGACTCGCACCGAGCCGTAGCGGCAGACCTTTCCGAGGTCGTTACGTTCGAGATCCACCAGCATCACATGCTCGGCGCGTTCCTTCGGATTGGCAAGCAGCTCAGCGCGCAGCAGTTGGTCCTGCTGCAGGCCGGTGCCTCTCGGCCTGGTGCCGGCAATGGGTCTGGTGCTGGCCTGTGAGCCGGTCAGCCGCACGAGCCGCTCAGGGGAGCTGCTGACGAGGCTGAGGTCAGGGAATCTGACGAGCCCCGCGAACGGCGCAGGGTTGATCCGGCGAAGGCGGCGATAGAGCTCGGTTGAGTATCCCTCGAATCCGGTCGGTGAAGCGGCGGCGTGCAGATCGAGGGTGAAGCGGTGCGACAGATTGGCCTGGTAGATATCGCCGGCGGCGATATAGTCCTGGCAACGCCGCACACGAGTTTTGTAGGCCTCGCGCGATTGGCTGGGAACAAAGGTCGTTGGGGAGGGCCAGGGGGAGGAAACCAGAGAGCTGATCGGGCTTGTCAGGCGGGCTTCCAGTTCCGCCAGCCTGTCACAACCTTCGCGATAGAGTTTCTCTCGAGGTTCCGACTGAAATCGCGATAAGGGAGGGCAATACATCAGGTAGAGCTGTCGCGTATGGTGATCGACCGCGGCGACGACGTCGAAAAAGGCCATGTGCAGGTCAGGGAGGTGGAGATCGTCGGCGGCCAGGGTCGGAAGTAATTCGAATGAACGAACGAAGTCATAGCTGAGGTATCCGACCGCGCCGCCATAAAACGGCGGAAGGCCTTCCGGTTTGGTAATGGTCGATTCGGCCAGCGTGCGTTGAAGGACTCGAAGGCCGGAGCCTTGCTCGTGCCGGATCTGTCCCCCGGTCTCGATCCGGTAATCCTGCGCGCGGCTTGTCAGGCTGAGATAGGGGTCGCGTCCGAAAAATGAATAGCGCGCGGTGCTGTCGGTGCCGTTGGCGCTTTCCAGGAGAAACGAGGAACGTTCTGCCGGGGCCAGCCGACAGTACAGCCCGAACGCGTCGACATCCGGTTGTGGACGCACGACCACCAGCGGTTGCGGCGGTCCGCTCAGGAATGCCTGGTGAGAGGAAAAACTCATGAACCTGCGTTTCAGAGGGGTGCCCTACCCGAAGAAATGACTATACCGCATCGAGCGGCCGGGTCATAGGTGGCCAACTTCTTGACAAGCCCCCAGCGAATTTGCTTGAATGGCGCGCCCGCCGATGGGTGCACTCTCTCCGATTGCGCTGAGGAGTGCCGCACGTGAGCATCTGATGCCCCCCTCTCAGGATCCGTTATATGCGGGGCTCGGGCAGGCTGTCCGGATCGGGACGGAACTGCTTGCTGCGTTGATCGTCGGGGGAGGACTGGGTTGGGTCGTCGACACCTATCTGCTCGATTCTAATCCATGGGGATTGGTGGTGGGGTTAGGGTTGGGGGCCGCAGCCGGTGTACGGAGCGCCTATCGGTCTGCGCAACGATGGCAGAGTTAACCAGAATCGTCTGACTGATAAAGGATCATCGTGGAAGAAAGTCCGTTACATGCGTTTGAACTGCACGATCTGATTCCCTTGGTTC is a window of Nitrospira sp. DNA encoding:
- a CDS encoding anthranilate synthase component I family protein, coding for MSFSSHQAFLSGPPQPLVVVRPQPDVDAFGLYCRLAPAERSSFLLESANGTDSTARYSFFGRDPYLSLTSRAQDYRIETGGQIRHEQGSGLRVLQRTLAESTITKPEGLPPFYGGAVGYLSYDFVRSFELLPTLAADDLHLPDLHMAFFDVVAAVDHHTRQLYLMYCPPLSRFQSEPREKLYREGCDRLAELEARLTSPISSLVSSPWPSPTTFVPSQSREAYKTRVRRCQDYIAAGDIYQANLSHRFTLDLHAAASPTGFEGYSTELYRRLRRINPAPFAGLVRFPDLSLVSSSPERLVRLTGSQASTRPIAGTRPRGTGLQQDQLLRAELLANPKERAEHVMLVDLERNDLGKVCRYGSVRVDEFMTIEQYSHVSHLVSDVVGTLQPGISPLDLVKAVFPGGTITGVPKLRCMEIIEELEPVRRGLYTGALGYFSWNGDLDLNILIRTLVLTKNRGYLQVGAGIVADSDPDREYDETLAKAGAFFKILEAGR
- a CDS encoding AtpZ/AtpI family protein; its protein translation is MPPSQDPLYAGLGQAVRIGTELLAALIVGGGLGWVVDTYLLDSNPWGLVVGLGLGAAAGVRSAYRSAQRWQS